ATATGATTGCATTATATCCTTATTGCTGTCAGTTATACTTTCAAGTTCATCAATCATGCCATTTTCATCACCATCAATTATGGATTTATCAATAGCCAAAGCTTGTATTGAATTTTTCACTGAATTAATATGTAATTCTATAAATGAAGATTTTTCATTGGATATCTCCATGGTAAGCTGGCTTGTTTTATTATATGTAAGCTTTGATGCCATATGAAAACTTATAATGGATATTAATAAAAGCGGTATACAGACAATTAATATTAATATAGTAATAAGCTTATACTCTAATGATATTTTTTTTAACATATAATATATTTAACCTCCTTCTTTACATTAGATATTTTTGTTTATTTTTAGATGCCCCATTCCTAAATCACATTATCATATGTTACCATATATGTTTTTTAAAATCCATAAATATGCATAATTCAACATAGAATTTTTATTTATCAAAAAATAAAACCACCACTTAGCTAAATGACACTAAATGGTGGCTAAAATCCCAGCTCATATAAAAAATTTGGTTCTACTTGAATTTTTATCACCTTTCTTTTTCGGTTACTCTTTTATACTATTAAGCACATCATGAAACTTATAGTAATTTAAATATTATAAATCAGATGTCTCATAGGAACACATTTTACTAATAACTAATCTCTAACAGACTAATATTTGTACACAACAGCAATTCTTGTAAACATAAACCTTTATCCACAATAAATCAACTGCATTTCTTACCCTAACTATCTTTTAAAGTATTTAACAATTCAACTTACATTAAATTATGAGCTAGGATTTTTAAGAAGAATTTTTTACTTTCTTCTTGTTTATATTATACCTTAAAAATTCTGATAAGTCAACTGAATATTAAAAAAATTAATAGAACTAGTAAATTCCAATTATATTTCGAAATTAATAGAATTTTTTAAATATATAGCTTTCTTTAAATCACCTATATATTTTTCTCTATAAAAATACAAGTTTTCTGCATCCTTTAAGGAAATTTCCTCAAATATAATTTTTTCGCCAGGTTTCATTTGTACAATTTTCCCAATATCTACAGAAGTTATTTCTGCAATTTTAGGATACCCTCCCGTAGTCTGTCTGTCCGCCAACAGTATAATTGGATTACCATCCGGGGGAATTTGTACTGTGCCAAAAGAAACTGCTTCAGAAATCATGTCAAAAGTTTTTCTCAATTTCAATGTAGGCCCTAACAGTTTGCATCCCATTCTATCAGACTCATGGGAAATTTTAAAAGGATTGTGGAAAAATCTCTCTAAGCTCCCTTTAGTAAAATCTTTAAAATTCCTTCCTCTAATAACTCTTATAAAACCATATGTAGAATTTCCCTCCTTACATCCTTTTACATACCAATTCACTGTAGTAAATATTTTCGATGGCAATTTCCTCCTCAGTACATTTATAATATTAACCGACTGTGCCTCTGGAGAATTGAGATTAATTCTATCACCTTTTTTCAAAGCTCTACCACTATAGCCTCCTATTTCAGCTTTAATATACGTACTTTTACTTCCCATAATTTCCGGCAAATCAAATCCCCCTGCAACACATAAATAGCCATAACAACCTACTCTACAATTACTGAATTTTAATATAGCATCCCTATTTAAATATACAGGTCTCCACATAGGTACAGGTTTTTCATCTATGGTTGGTAAAAAATCCCCTCCTGTTATGGAAAAAAGGGTACCTTTTTTCATATTTAAATAAGGTCCAATCAGCGCAATTTCTAGTGCTCCTTCTCCTTCTCTATTGCCAATTAAAATATTTCCCATGCGAAGTGCATAAGTATCCATGGCACCGCCTACTATAACCCCATACTTTTGATACCCAGCTCTCCCTAAGTCTTGAATAGTCGTGAGAAACCCTGACTTTAAAACATTTATATCCAATTTTCACTTTCCTTATATTTATCATATTCACCAGGAGAAATAGGATAAAATCTCACCACATCACCTGGACGTAAAATACTTGGCGGACATGTGGAAGGAGAAAAAAGTACTTTTGGTGTATTCCCAATAATTTGCCACCCTCCAGGAGTACTTATTGAATAAACACCTGTTTGCATTCCTGCAATTCCAACAGAACCTTTTGGAACTGATCTGCGGGGTGACTTGCGCCTTGGAGCAGCTATTTTCTCAGACATTCCTCCCAGATAAGGAAATCCAGGGGCAAATCCAATCATGTATACAATATAATCATTATTAGAATGAATGTCTATTACTCTATCTACAGAAATTTTATTATATTCAGCAACATATTGAAGATCCGGTCCAAATTGCCCCCCGTAACATACAGGAATTTTCACAATCCTTTCTTCTTCGTCTATAGATACATTAAAATTATCAAGCATATTATTAATCAGAGAAGAAACTATTTCATAGGAAGATTTTTTTATTCCTTTGTAAGCTTTCTTAGTTCTTAGTTTAATTATATCGTAAAATATGGTAACTGTTGAAAAAGCAGGCACATATTCTATCATTCCTTCAAAAGGATGTTTATGAAGGTATTCCCCAAACATTCTAACTGTTTTGTGAATATCTTTATCAATTTTCCTCCCAAATTCTATTAAAATTGCAGACTCACCCATAGGGAAAATATTCCATTCAATTTTATACTGTTTCATAATGATCTAATCACCTAACTTTAAATTATTCATGTATTATTTTTTCTATATAAACCCCCAAATCCTTGAGATGTTTATTGATTTTAC
This window of the Clostridium kluyveri DSM 555 genome carries:
- a CDS encoding biotin-dependent carboxyltransferase family protein; this translates as MDINVLKSGFLTTIQDLGRAGYQKYGVIVGGAMDTYALRMGNILIGNREGEGALEIALIGPYLNMKKGTLFSITGGDFLPTIDEKPVPMWRPVYLNRDAILKFSNCRVGCYGYLCVAGGFDLPEIMGSKSTYIKAEIGGYSGRALKKGDRINLNSPEAQSVNIINVLRRKLPSKIFTTVNWYVKGCKEGNSTYGFIRVIRGRNFKDFTKGSLERFFHNPFKISHESDRMGCKLLGPTLKLRKTFDMISEAVSFGTVQIPPDGNPIILLADRQTTGGYPKIAEITSVDIGKIVQMKPGEKIIFEEISLKDAENLYFYREKYIGDLKKAIYLKNSINFEI
- the pxpB gene encoding 5-oxoprolinase subunit PxpB yields the protein MKQYKIEWNIFPMGESAILIEFGRKIDKDIHKTVRMFGEYLHKHPFEGMIEYVPAFSTVTIFYDIIKLRTKKAYKGIKKSSYEIVSSLINNMLDNFNVSIDEEERIVKIPVCYGGQFGPDLQYVAEYNKISVDRVIDIHSNNDYIVYMIGFAPGFPYLGGMSEKIAAPRRKSPRRSVPKGSVGIAGMQTGVYSISTPGGWQIIGNTPKVLFSPSTCPPSILRPGDVVRFYPISPGEYDKYKESENWI